One Fusobacterium nucleatum genomic window carries:
- the frr gene encoding ribosome recycling factor — translation MSIASDKLVKECEEKMLKTIEAVKEKFTAIRAGRANVSMLDGVKVENYGSDVPLNQIGTVSAPEARLLVIDPWDKSLISKIEKALLAANLGMTPNNDGRVIRLVLPELTADRRKEYVKLAKNEAENGKIAVRNIRKDINNHLKKLEKDKENPISEDELKKEETHVQTLTDKYVKEIDDLFAKKEKEITTI, via the coding sequence ATGAGTATAGCTAGTGACAAACTTGTTAAAGAATGTGAAGAGAAAATGTTAAAAACTATTGAAGCAGTGAAAGAAAAATTTACAGCTATTAGAGCAGGTAGAGCAAATGTATCTATGCTTGATGGAGTTAAAGTAGAAAACTATGGAAGTGATGTTCCTTTAAATCAAATTGGTACTGTATCTGCTCCAGAAGCAAGACTTTTAGTTATTGATCCTTGGGATAAATCTTTAATCTCTAAGATTGAGAAAGCTTTACTTGCAGCTAATTTAGGAATGACACCTAATAATGATGGTAGAGTTATAAGACTTGTTTTACCTGAACTTACTGCTGACAGAAGAAAAGAATATGTAAAACTTGCTAAAAATGAAGCTGAAAATGGTAAAATTGCTGTAAGAAATATCAGAAAGGATATTAACAATCATTTAAAGAAATTAGAAAAAGATAAAGAAAATCCTATTTCTGAAGATGAATTAAAGAAAGAAGAAACTCATGTTCAAACTTTAACTGATAAATATGTTAAAGAAATTGATGACTTATTTGCTAAAAAAGAAAAAGAAATAACTACTATTTAA
- the pyrH gene encoding UMP kinase: protein MESPFYKKILLKLSGEALMGDQEFGISSDVITSYAKQIKEIVDLGVEVSIVIGGGNIFRGISGAAQGVDRVTGDHMGMLATVINSLALQNSIEKLGVPTRVQTAIEMPKVAEPFIKRRAQRHLEKGRVVIFGAGTGNPYFTTDTAAALRAIEMETDVVIKATKVDGIYDKDPVKYPDAKKYETVTYNEVLAKDLKVMDATAISLCRENKLPIIVFNSLDEGNLKKVIMGEHIGTTVVAD from the coding sequence ATGGAAAGCCCTTTTTACAAAAAAATCTTATTGAAATTAAGTGGAGAAGCCTTGATGGGAGATCAAGAGTTTGGAATTTCATCTGATGTTATCACTTCTTATGCAAAACAAATTAAAGAAATTGTTGACCTTGGAGTTGAAGTTTCTATTGTTATAGGAGGTGGGAATATATTTAGGGGTATTTCTGGTGCTGCACAAGGGGTAGATAGAGTTACAGGAGATCATATGGGTATGCTTGCTACTGTTATAAACTCTTTGGCACTACAAAATTCAATTGAAAAACTAGGAGTTCCTACTAGAGTACAAACTGCTATTGAAATGCCAAAAGTTGCAGAACCTTTTATAAAGAGAAGAGCTCAAAGACATCTTGAAAAAGGTAGAGTAGTTATATTTGGAGCCGGAACTGGGAATCCATATTTCACAACAGACACAGCAGCTGCTTTAAGAGCTATTGAAATGGAAACTGATGTTGTTATAAAAGCTACAAAAGTTGATGGAATATATGATAAAGATCCTGTAAAATATCCTGATGCTAAAAAATATGAAACAGTTACATACAATGAAGTTTTAGCAAAAGATTTAAAAGTTATGGATGCCACTGCTATTTCACTATGTAGAGAAAATAAATTACCTATAATTGTATTTAATTCTTTAGATGAAGGTAACCTAAAGAAAGTTATTATGGGTGAACATATTGGAACTACTGTTGTAGCAGATTAA